The region TAATGATAGTGAGGAAAAAAATAAAAAGTTTGATGATAGTTTTAAAAATGCAACTGAAACATTAGAAAAAGCAGGAAAAACCATAAAAAGGACAAAAACTTCCCTTGATGAATTTCAGAAGGAAACAAATAAATCTGGAAAGAGTGCTGATAAAACAGGTAAAGAATTTAAAGAAATGGGGGAAGAAGCTAATAAATCGGGAAAAAAAGGTAAAAAAGGAATAAAAGAACTATCCGATGAAGCAGGTAATGCGAGTAAAAATGTTTCCTTTTTTAAGGATATTTTTAAAGCTAATTTAGCAATGGGAGCAATAAAAACAGTTGGAAAAGCTATTTGGAATTTTGGAAAAAATGCTGTTAATGTTACTAAAAATTTCCAAAGTAGCATGAATGAAGTTTATACACTGCTTCCTAACATAACACAGCCACAAATGCAAAAAATGAAAGATGATATTTTAGATCTTTCAAATAAATTTGGAGTTCTGCCTGAGAAAACAGTTCCCGCTTTATATCAAGCTTTATCAGCAGGAGTGCCGAAAGATAATGTAATGTCCTTTTTAGAAACTGCACAAAAAGGAGCAACAGCAGGAGTTGCAGATATAGAAACTTCGGTTGACGGTTTATCCTCAATTGTAAATGCTTGGGGGGAGAAAAATATAAATGCGGCTCAAGCAAGCGATTTAATGTTTACTGCAGTAAAACAAGGTAAAACAACATTTAAAGAAATTGCATCCGGAATTAGTAAAGTTGGACCTTTAGCCGCAAGTTTAGGAGTGCAATTTGGGGATGTTTCTGCAGCATTAGCCAGTATGACTTCAAAGGGTACTCCAACAGAAGTGGCAATGACACAATTAAAAGCAGCATTTTCGGAGTTATCTCAGGGGACATCTAAAGTTTCTAAAGAATTTAAAGCGGCATCCGGAAAATCTTTTAAGGAGTTTATTGCATCCGGTGGAAATTTGCAGGGTGCTTTAAAAATATTAGAAGAGCGTTCTAAAAAAACCGGGAAAGGTATAAATGAACTTTTTGGAAGTGCTGAAGCGGCACAGGTAGCATTATCCCTTACGGGAGAAGGAGCTAAAAAATTTGCCGATGATATAGAAGCTATGAAAAATGCCACAGGAGCAACTGACACAGCATTTGAAACAATGAATAAAGGAATTGAAGCAACTTGGAACAAGTTAAATACTAATTTTACAACAAGGCTTATAAAGTTGGGAGATGCAATGGCTCCTACTATTGAAAAAATAGGAAATATAATATTAGGAATTTTCCCTTATATTGACCAACTGGGAGCCTCTTTTAATAGTCCTATGTTTCTTGAATTTAACAAGCTTATGATAGAAATAGGGAAAATTATAAGTGCTACTTTAGTGCCTACATTAATACAACTTGTAGGCATTGTAGGCGGAGTTTTAATGAATATTTTCCAAAATTTTATGGCACATGGTGATCAATTTAAAACGATTTTTGAAGGATTATCTAATGTTATTGTTGTATTCGGTGGAATTTTTTCTTCTGTTTTTCAAGTTTTAGGCGGAATAGTAAATAATCTTGTAAGTATTTTTTTCGGTTTTTTTACCGGATTTATGAAGGCTGCAGGACTTACTGGAAATTCTGGAAAGAAATTATCCACAACTTTATCTTCTGCCTTTATGACAATTGCAAACATAATAACCAGCGTTTATAATTTTGTAAGACCTATTTTAAACTTTATTGCACAGTTGTTAGGCTGGGTTGTAGGAACACAAGTTAAAGCATTATTAGACCTGTTTAATTTATTAGGAAATGCTATAAATAAAGTAGGCGGATTTTTTAAAAAAATATTTAATAAGAAGGATGCTGAAGAAAGTAAGGAATCTCTTCAAGATG is a window of Leptotrichia sp. OH3620_COT-345 DNA encoding:
- a CDS encoding phage tail tape measure protein gives rise to the protein MANEQYMAMQIQVELREAISSLSHLSNEMKNLSFTVNDSEEKNKKFDDSFKNATETLEKAGKTIKRTKTSLDEFQKETNKSGKSADKTGKEFKEMGEEANKSGKKGKKGIKELSDEAGNASKNVSFFKDIFKANLAMGAIKTVGKAIWNFGKNAVNVTKNFQSSMNEVYTLLPNITQPQMQKMKDDILDLSNKFGVLPEKTVPALYQALSAGVPKDNVMSFLETAQKGATAGVADIETSVDGLSSIVNAWGEKNINAAQASDLMFTAVKQGKTTFKEIASGISKVGPLAASLGVQFGDVSAALASMTSKGTPTEVAMTQLKAAFSELSQGTSKVSKEFKAASGKSFKEFIASGGNLQGALKILEERSKKTGKGINELFGSAEAAQVALSLTGEGAKKFADDIEAMKNATGATDTAFETMNKGIEATWNKLNTNFTTRLIKLGDAMAPTIEKIGNIILGIFPYIDQLGASFNSPMFLEFNKLMIEIGKIISATLVPTLIQLVGIVGGVLMNIFQNFMAHGDQFKTIFEGLSNVIVVFGGIFSSVFQVLGGIVNNLVSIFFGFFTGFMKAAGLTGNSGKKLSTTLSSAFMTIANIITSVYNFVRPILNFIAQLLGWVVGTQVKALLDLFNLLGNAINKVGGFFKKIFNKKDAEESKESLQDVNKELKELGKTAEKGATAQVEINKKENIETTIDYKQGEIPAPSTNMPAEIKFDSKNLSADIEKIGGAIQNNPQDATRNNVLNDLKTELVSVKTEIIAMKNFLGQKLDNVSSSIKNRNLILNVHGLTADEVVNKIRASLEKG